One Aquarana catesbeiana isolate 2022-GZ linkage group LG04, ASM4218655v1, whole genome shotgun sequence genomic region harbors:
- the LOC141139262 gene encoding uncharacterized protein, with product MAEISIFSINVRSIKDTSRRQAVLTFLSSQQSDVYMLQECALPPLRRYTHLSSQWTLGPSYWSGGGDCKSAGVAILVRGGRFTVDSIHELVCGRLLVIDGSWVEEPVRLINVYAPPDKNARLELFQTLRTQLVTTRTVVIGGDFNCPIEEDGRSSSIYAKLDATSRLLKEMISEASLQDAVGSIGKGTVNYSWCRPDGSVRSRIDFVLTSRTVKHREFSMVPCFFSDHRAIHFRGDLGEGFARGPGSWKLNSTLLENEELLGELREAYATWTEEKRFFGRVSDWWEFVKVKLRSFFQARGRQRVCARRRELRRLQRQLQSLQDLQHCGWDVRQDLEDTKRSLKGHFEEESRHIVFRAKVENLEKGEKCNSFFFRKLHSGHTPLSELRDETGTLQKGKKAVMKVVSDYYTNLYSPKETDTQAADRFLSELFARSIRRNPEIRGITAPGPDRREVKCSLYMDDVTVFCADRRSIDTLAQTCEDFGQASGAKVNCGKSEVMLFGKWFLPSSAPIPFSVKTDFIKILGVWFGAEGAALKSWEERLSKMRQKFGLWSLRELTIEGKTLVLRSEILPVLQYLAQAWPPRVNTCKAITRAVFHFIWSSKMDRVKRAVMFKEPLKGGKGVPDIATLLRVCFACNCIRRTLVDRTVDSGGNSMSRFFLLPLWRTLGWDKWDSSIPYNWDTPWYYLDTFKFIKELGLHGVKPDLWKPKTIHKLIRASDIVETVPGLPSATCKVVWRNVSSKRLTNRHKDLAWMAIQGGLPLRTFMHARNLCRYRHCPFCIIQEETALHVFWECPFAQDLLRALEPELKDFVPQTAITHFGVLNGLFCGTHSQEDIDGAWRVLCCFKDALWCARKRLIHQRERMSIEDCRRLVHSLLRDYHLMDFKEEEEV from the exons atggctgagatctcaatcttttccattaatgtgaggagtatcaaggatacatctagaaggcaagcggtcctgacctttctttcaagtcagcagagtgatgtctacatgcttcaggagtgcgcccttcctcccttgaggaggtacactcatctgtcctcccagtggacccttggtccctcctactggtccgggggtggcgattgcaagtctgcaggcgtagccattctggtcaggggtgggcgtttcacggttgactctatccatgagctagtctgtggccgtcttttggtcatagacggctcgtgggtggaagagccagttaggctcatcaacgtgtacgcccccccagacaagaatgcgcggctggaactcttccagaccctgcggacccaactcgtcaccaccagaacagtagtgatcggcggtgattttaactgtccgatcgaggaggatgggcgcagctccagcatatacgcaaaacttgatgctacttctaggctgctcaaggagatgatctcggaggcctccttgcaggacgccgtgggatccatagggaaagggaccgtgaactattcgtggtgccgacccgatggatctgtgcgttccaggattgacttcgtgctcacttcaagaacagtcaagcatcgtgagttctccatggtcccctgctttttctctgaccacagggctattcactttcggggtgacctgggcgagggctttgcccgcggaccgggttcctggaagctgaatagcaccctgctggaaaacgaggaattgctgggggaactccgagaagcctatgccacctggacggaggaaaagagattcttcggaagggtaagtgactggtgggagtttgtgaaggttaagctgcgtagcttctttcaggcaaggggacgccagcgtgtgtgtgccaggaggagggaactcaggagactgcagcgtcagttgcagtccctgcaggaccttcagcactgtggctgggacgttaggcaggacctggaggacaccaagaggagcctgaaaggacacttcgaggaagaatccaggcacattgtcttccgtgccaaggtggagaatcttgagaaaggtgagaagtgtaattctttctttttcaggaaactccactcaggacacacacccttgtcagagttgcgcgacgagaccggaacactccagaaggggaagaaggctgtgatgaaagtggtcagcgactactacaccaacctctactccccgaaagaaacggacacacaggcggccgacaggttcctgtcag agctcttcgcccgaagcatcagacggaacccagagatcagagggatcaccgcaccaggaccggacagacgggaggtcaagtgctcactctacatggacgacgtgacggtgttctgtgctgaccggcgctccatcgacacactcgcccagacctgtgaggacttcggccaagcttcaggggcaaaggtcaactgcgggaagtcagaggtcatgctcttcggaaagtggttcctgccttcttctgcaccaattcctttcagcgtcaagacggacttcatcaaaatccttggggtctggtttggagctgagggcgcagccctgaagtcctgggaggaaagactgtcaaagatgcgacagaagtttggactttggagcctcagagaactcaccatcgaaggcaaaacactggtactccgcagcgagattctccctgtgttgcagtacctcgcccaggcctggccccctcgggtcaacacctgtaaggccatcaccagggcggtgtttcacttcatctggagctccaaaatggacagagtgaagcgggcggttatgttcaaggaacccctcaagggcggtaagggcgtgcccgacatcgctacactattgagggtgtgctttgcttgtaactgcatccgcaggacattggtggacagaactgtggactctggcggtaactctatgtcccgttttttcctcctgcctctttggaggacccttggatgggacaaatgggacagctccatcccctacaactgggacacgccttggtactacttggacaccttcaagtttattaaggagctggggctacatggagtgaagcccgacttgtggaagccaaaaactatccacaagttgatcagagcatcggacattgttgagactgttccaggcctcccttcagccacttgtaaagtggtctggaggaatgtttcttcaaagagactcaccaacaggcacaaagatctggcatggatggcaatccaaggggggctgccactcaggacatttatgcatgccagaaacctgtgtagatacaggcactgccccttttgcatcatccaggaggaaactgctctgcatgttttctgggagtgcccctttgcacaggacctgttgagggccctggaacctgaactcaaagactttgtaccacagactgcaatcacacactttggtgtgttgaacggactcttctgtggaactcattcacaggaggacattgacggtgcctggcgggtgctgtgttgctttaaggacgctctatggtgcgccagaaagcgcctcatccaccagcgggagaggatgtccatcgaggactgtcgcagactggttcacagtctgctcagagactatcacctgatggacttcaaggaggaagaggaggtctga
- the LOC141139263 gene encoding uncharacterized protein, producing the protein MSRRILPKSLRLVVRPEKKKNITVKKIIEDYLLESLELTVSDIYALQDFPATGTYDVSFHSEDVCLRAYEVYRGKCETGIWEDVELEPLFDAEKRDVVVHLYNPFLEQEVVRIYLSKFCTEIDGGVKIRNQYGMYRSKIKFKVKFSTDNKGVYTLPPPFFSIAGERCSLFFSGQPPFCRTCFSYGHEKEECKVLMRCRQCGADNHMAKDCKQGRKCDLCDGSGHFARNCPEKDKAGCRIFSFADAVRGGGRARGSYVPSEIQTTAAQSIEETLKKAKALKLILECGVREEEERMEEEVIECPESTTAASITVVGGEKDGAGTLEVGVASAASCSGAVCLSESGGRKEQQSDVGRGVVEAGNMQIKALKVNLVREAELKRNLVEEKERKGKMTAKVNESQMEVGGVPEEINPVTVNINETEWGTQMDMEDSASLPLGQRVREDASQISAYKKAKIEQDALLGMISSSDEGETPDSPVVAARRGRTGEGKMGGIEKMS; encoded by the coding sequence ATGTCGAGGAGGATTCTACCGAAATCTTTGAGACTGGTGGTCagaccagagaaaaaaaagaatatCACGGTGAAGAAAATTATTGAGGACTATTTGCTGGAAAGTTTGGAGTTGACGGTGAGTGACATATATGCATTGCAGGACTTCCCTGCGACTGGTACTTATGATGTATCCTTTCATTCCGAGGATGTATGCTTGAGGGCATATGAGGTGTATCGAGGGAAATGTGAGACCGGTATTTGGGAGGACGTGGAGTTGGAACCACTGTTTGATGCTGAAAAGAGAGATGTGGTCGTGCACCTGTATAATCCCTTCCTGGAGCAAGAGGTGGTAAGGATTTATTTGTCCAAATTTTGTACTGAGATTGATGGGGGTGTAAAGATAAGGAACCAATATGGGATGTACAGGAGTAAAATTAAGTTTAAAGTGAAGTTTAGCACGGATAATAAGGGTGTTTATACCTTGCCCCCACCGTTTTTTTCTATTGCAGGAGAGAGGTGCTCTTTGTTTTTTTCAGGGCAACCTCCATTTTGTAGAACCTGTTTTAGTTATGGACATGAGAAGGAGGAATGCAAGGTTCTTATGAGGTGCAGGCAGTGTGGGGCAGATAACCATATGGCAAAGGACTGTAAGCAAGGACGCAAATGTGACTTGTGTGATGGGTCAGGGCACTTTGCCAGGAATTGTCCTGAGAAGGATAAGGCAGGGTGTCGGATCTTTTCGTTTGCCGACGCtgtgagagggggagggagagccaGGGGTTCGTATGTGCCATCTGAGATACAGACTACTGCTGCACAGTCAATTGAGGAAACTTTAAAAAAAGCGAAAGCTCTGAAGTTAATCTTAGAGTGTGGGGTCCGTGAGGAGGAAGAACGGATGGAGGAGGAGGTGATAGAGTGCCCGGAAAGTACAACAGCGGCGAGTATAACGGTGGTGGGTGGTGAGAAAGATGGCGCTGGGACGCTGGAGGTGGGCGTGGCTTCGGCCGCCTCGTGTTCGGGCGCAGTGTGTTTGTCAGAGAGCGGAGGGAGGAAGGAACAGCAGAGTGACGTCGGAAGGGGCGTGGTGGAGGCGGGGAATATGCAAATCAAAGCGCTTAAGGTCAACTTAGTGAGAGAAGCAGAACTAAAGAGGAATCTAGTGgaggagaaggaaagaaagggaaaaatgaCAGCTAAAGTAAATGAGAGTCAAATGGAGGTGGGAGGAGTGCCAGAAGAAATAAACCCTGTAACTGTAAACATAAATGAGACAGAATGGGGAACACAGATGGACATGGAGGATAGTGCATCTCTGCCATTGGGACAGAGAGTAAGAGAGGATGCAAGTCAAATTAGTGCTTACAAAAAAGCCAAAATTGAGCAAGATGCACTATTGGGGATGATCTCATCGTCAGATGAGGGTGAGACTCCTGATTCCCCAGTGGTGGCAGCAAGAAGAGGCAGAACAGGAGAAGGGAAAATGGGAGGAATAGAGAAAATGTCCTGA